The Coffea arabica cultivar ET-39 chromosome 8e, Coffea Arabica ET-39 HiFi, whole genome shotgun sequence genome window below encodes:
- the LOC113704198 gene encoding ABC transporter F family member 3-like isoform X1, with the protein MTEVASSVVHEVLGRRAHDVDQPIVDYVINVLADEDFDFGADGEGVFEALGELLVDSGWVPDFSECRLACSKLSEKFGKHGLVKAKPTVRSLTAPLRMFDGMDEEEAPKKKPEPVDGPLLTERDKMKLERRKRKEERQREAQYQMHLKEMEAVKEGMPVVCVNHDQGDGAAVKDIHMENFTVSVGGRDLIVDGSVTLSYGRHYGLVGRNGTGKTTFLRYMAMHAIDGIPNNCQILHVEQEVVGDDTSVLQCVLNTDIERTQLLEEEAHLLELQRQADIEGEDGKTDEKLDSGVDKNAIAQRLEEIYKRLELIDADAAESRAASILAGLSFSSEMQKRATKTFSGGWRMRIALARALFIEPDMLLLDEPTNHLDLHAVLWLESYLVKWPKTFIVVSHAREFLNTVVTDIIHLQGQQLTTYRGDYDTFERTREEQLKNQQKAFESNERSRAHMQTFIDKFRYNAKRASLVQSRIKALERMAHVDEVINDPDYKFEFPSPDDRPGPPIISFSDASFGYPGGSLLFKNLNFGIDLDSRIAMVGPNGIGKSTILKLIAGELQPTSGTVFRSAKVRIAVFSQHHVDGLDLSSNPLLYMMRCFPGVPEQKLRAHLGSFGITGNLALQPMYTLSGGQKSRVAFSKITFKKPHILLLDEPSNHLDLDAVEALIQGLVLFQGGVLMVSHDEHLISGSVEQLWVVSEGRVSPFGGTFQDYKKILQSS; encoded by the exons atgacgGAAGTGGCGAGCTCAGTTGTACACGAAGTTTTGGGCAGAAGAGCTCACGACGTCGATCAACCAATCGTCGACTATGTAATAAACGTCCTCGCTGACGAAGACTTCGATTTCGGAGCCGATGGCGAAGGCGTTTTCGAAGCCCTCGGCGAACTCCTCGTCGACTCTGGCTGGGTTCCCGACTTCTCTGAATGCCGTTTG GCTTGTAGCAAACTATCAGAGAAATTTGGGAAGCATGGGTTGGTCAAGGCAAAACCAACTGTGAGAAGTCTTACAGCACCATTAAGGATGTTTGATGGAATGGATGAAGAGGAAGCTCCAAAAAAGAAGCCTGAGCCTGTCGATGGTCCTTTGCTGACTGAACGTGACAAGATGAAGCTTGAAAGGAGAAAGAGGAAAGAAGAACGCCAGAGAGAG GCACAATACCAAATGCACTTAAAAGAAATGGAAGCAGTAAAAGAGGGAATGCCAGTTGTATGTGTCAATCATGACCAGGGTGATGGAGCAGCTGTCAAGGATATCCACATGGAGAACTTCACTGTATCAGTCGGTGGACGCGATCTAATTGTTGATGGTTCAGTAACACTTTCTTATGGAAGGCACTATG GCCTTGTTGGAAGGAATGGTACAGGGAAAACTACTTTCCTGCGCTACATGGCTATGCATGCCATTGATGGCATTCCAAATAACTGTCAGATACTGCATGTGGAACAAGAAGTGGTTGGTGATGATACATCAGTTTTGCAATGTGTTCTGAACACTGATATTGAAAGAACCCAGCTTTTGGAGGAAGAAGCTCATCTCCTTGAATTACAG AGACAAGCCGACATAGAAGGTGAAGATGGTAAGACTGATGAGAAGTTAGATAGTGGAGTGGATAAAAATGCCATTGCACAAAGGCTAGAAGAGATATACAAACGTCTTGAATTGATTGATGCTGATGCCGCAGAATCGCGTGCAGCATCTATTCTTGCT GGTCTCAGTTTTTCTTCAGAAATGCAAAAGAGAGCTACGAAAACATTTTCTGGAGGATGGAGGATGAGAATAGCTCTTGCACGTGCATTATTTATTGAGCCTGACATGTTGCTACTTGATGAACCCACC AATCATCTTGACCTTCATGCTGTCCTGTGGCTGGAATCGTACTTGGTGAAATGGCCGAAGACATTTATTGTTGTCTCTCATGCTAGAGAGTTCTTGAATACT GTTGTCACAGATATTATCCATTTGCAAGGGCAACAACTAACTACATACAGAGGGGATTATGATACATTTGAAAGAACGCGAGAGGAACAGCTTAAGAATCAACAGAAAGCATTTGAGTCAAATGAACGTTCAAGGGCTCATATGCAG ACCTTCATTGACAAATTCCGCTATAATGCGAAGCGTGCATCTCTTGTTCAGTCGAGGATCAAG GCACTAGAAAGGATGGCACATGTAGATGAAGTCATCAATGACCCTGA ctaCAAGTTTGAGTTCCCTTCTCCTGATGATAGACCTGGCCCACCGATTATAAGTTTCAG TGATGCATCATTTGGATATCCTGGTGGCTCATTACTGTTCAAGAATTTGAATTTTGGAATAGATCTGGATAGCCGCATAGCTA TGGTCGGTCCAAATGGCATTGGAAAATCGACCATACTTAAATTGATTGCGGGTGAGCTTCAACCTACCTCGGGGACTGTTTTCCGTTCAGCTAAG GTTCGGATTGCCGTCTTCAGTCAGCATCACGTTGATGGTCTAGACCTTTCATCAAATCCTCTTCTCTACATGATGCGCTGCTTCCCT GGCGTGCCAGAACAGAAGCTGCGAGCACACTTGGGTTCTTTTGGTATAACTGGAAATCTTGCTCTTCAGCCAATGTATACTTTGTCCG GTGGTCAGAAAAGCAGAGTTGCGTTTTCCAAGATTACTTTCAAAAAACCTCATATCTTACTACTAGATGAGCCGTCTAACCATCTT GATCTGGATGCTGTTGAAGCTTTAATTCAAGGCCTTGTTCTATTCCAAGGTGGCGTTCTGATG GTGAGCCATGATGAGCACCTAATTTCTGGAAGCGTCGAGCAGCTTTGGGTTGTATCTGAAGGCAGGGTCTCACCTTTCGGCGGGACATTCCAGGATTACAAGAAAATTCTACAATCATCATAG
- the LOC113704198 gene encoding ABC transporter F family member 3-like isoform X2, whose amino-acid sequence MTEVASSVVHEVLGRRAHDVDQPIVDYVINVLADEDFDFGADGEGVFEALGELLVDSGWVPDFSECRLACSKLSEKFGKHGLVKAKPTVRSLTAPLRMFDGMDEEEAPKKKPEPVDGPLLTERDKMKLERRKRKEERQREAQYQMHLKEMEAVKEGMPVVCVNHDQGDGAAVKDIHMENFTVSVGGRDLIVDGSVTLSYGRHYGLVGRNGTGKTTFLRYMAMHAIDGIPNNCQILHVEQEVVGDDTSVLQCVLNTDIERTQLLEEEAHLLELQRQADIEGEDGKTDEKLDSGVDKNAIAQRLEEIYKRLELIDADAAESRAASILAGLSFSSEMQKRATKTFSGGWRMRIALARALFIEPDMLLLDEPTNHLDLHAVLWLESYLVKWPKTFIVVSHAREFLNTVVTDIIHLQGQQLTTYRGDYDTFERTREEQLKNQQKAFESNERSRAHMQTFIDKFRYNAKRASLVQSRIKALERMAHVDEVINDPDYKFEFPSPDDRPGPPIISFSDASFGYPGGSLLFKNLNFGIDLDSRIAMVGPNGIGKSTILKLIAGELQPTSGTVFRSAKVRIAVFSQHHVDGLDLSSNPLLYMMRCFPGVPEQKLRAHLGSFGITGNLALQPMYTLSGSGCC is encoded by the exons atgacgGAAGTGGCGAGCTCAGTTGTACACGAAGTTTTGGGCAGAAGAGCTCACGACGTCGATCAACCAATCGTCGACTATGTAATAAACGTCCTCGCTGACGAAGACTTCGATTTCGGAGCCGATGGCGAAGGCGTTTTCGAAGCCCTCGGCGAACTCCTCGTCGACTCTGGCTGGGTTCCCGACTTCTCTGAATGCCGTTTG GCTTGTAGCAAACTATCAGAGAAATTTGGGAAGCATGGGTTGGTCAAGGCAAAACCAACTGTGAGAAGTCTTACAGCACCATTAAGGATGTTTGATGGAATGGATGAAGAGGAAGCTCCAAAAAAGAAGCCTGAGCCTGTCGATGGTCCTTTGCTGACTGAACGTGACAAGATGAAGCTTGAAAGGAGAAAGAGGAAAGAAGAACGCCAGAGAGAG GCACAATACCAAATGCACTTAAAAGAAATGGAAGCAGTAAAAGAGGGAATGCCAGTTGTATGTGTCAATCATGACCAGGGTGATGGAGCAGCTGTCAAGGATATCCACATGGAGAACTTCACTGTATCAGTCGGTGGACGCGATCTAATTGTTGATGGTTCAGTAACACTTTCTTATGGAAGGCACTATG GCCTTGTTGGAAGGAATGGTACAGGGAAAACTACTTTCCTGCGCTACATGGCTATGCATGCCATTGATGGCATTCCAAATAACTGTCAGATACTGCATGTGGAACAAGAAGTGGTTGGTGATGATACATCAGTTTTGCAATGTGTTCTGAACACTGATATTGAAAGAACCCAGCTTTTGGAGGAAGAAGCTCATCTCCTTGAATTACAG AGACAAGCCGACATAGAAGGTGAAGATGGTAAGACTGATGAGAAGTTAGATAGTGGAGTGGATAAAAATGCCATTGCACAAAGGCTAGAAGAGATATACAAACGTCTTGAATTGATTGATGCTGATGCCGCAGAATCGCGTGCAGCATCTATTCTTGCT GGTCTCAGTTTTTCTTCAGAAATGCAAAAGAGAGCTACGAAAACATTTTCTGGAGGATGGAGGATGAGAATAGCTCTTGCACGTGCATTATTTATTGAGCCTGACATGTTGCTACTTGATGAACCCACC AATCATCTTGACCTTCATGCTGTCCTGTGGCTGGAATCGTACTTGGTGAAATGGCCGAAGACATTTATTGTTGTCTCTCATGCTAGAGAGTTCTTGAATACT GTTGTCACAGATATTATCCATTTGCAAGGGCAACAACTAACTACATACAGAGGGGATTATGATACATTTGAAAGAACGCGAGAGGAACAGCTTAAGAATCAACAGAAAGCATTTGAGTCAAATGAACGTTCAAGGGCTCATATGCAG ACCTTCATTGACAAATTCCGCTATAATGCGAAGCGTGCATCTCTTGTTCAGTCGAGGATCAAG GCACTAGAAAGGATGGCACATGTAGATGAAGTCATCAATGACCCTGA ctaCAAGTTTGAGTTCCCTTCTCCTGATGATAGACCTGGCCCACCGATTATAAGTTTCAG TGATGCATCATTTGGATATCCTGGTGGCTCATTACTGTTCAAGAATTTGAATTTTGGAATAGATCTGGATAGCCGCATAGCTA TGGTCGGTCCAAATGGCATTGGAAAATCGACCATACTTAAATTGATTGCGGGTGAGCTTCAACCTACCTCGGGGACTGTTTTCCGTTCAGCTAAG GTTCGGATTGCCGTCTTCAGTCAGCATCACGTTGATGGTCTAGACCTTTCATCAAATCCTCTTCTCTACATGATGCGCTGCTTCCCT GGCGTGCCAGAACAGAAGCTGCGAGCACACTTGGGTTCTTTTGGTATAACTGGAAATCTTGCTCTTCAGCCAATGTATACTTTGTCCG GATCTGGATGCTGTTGA
- the LOC113704231 gene encoding probable trehalase, translating to MAYAKTAVNRQEALLIIIFAFLISFSSIMASTDALDSCKPTDSGPVVKTTPLVSFLETVQQTSLKTFGHKNFDPKLYVDMSLKYNLNTTLEAFNKLSIADNGSVSVSDLNDFLGQYLEGADEDLVYAEPVDFAAEPRDFLPNVENPEMRAWALEVHSLWKNLSRKVSDTVLEKPELHTLLPLPKPVIIPGSRFREVYYWDSYWVIRGLLASKMYVTAKGIVTNLISLIDEFGYVLNGARAYYTNRSQPPLLSSMIFNIYNQTGDDEFIKSSLPALLKEYEFWNSGIHKVSIKDAQGEIHNLSRYYAMWNTPRPESSSIDQETASRLSNVCEKTQLYRELASAAESGWDFSTRWMRNASDLTTLSTTYIVPVDLNSFILKMELDIAFLANVTGESSIAARFTEASEARKKAMNAILWNAEKGQWFDYWLTETNTSKDAYTWEASNQNQKSFASNFIPLWVNLFHSDATMMEKVIQSFQTSGLLRPAGIATSLTNTGQQWDFPNGWAPLQHLIVEGLVRYGSEEANSLAKDIALRWIRTNYVAYQETGAMHEKYDVEKCGEFGGGGEYKPQTGFGWSNGVVLAFLEEFGWPADVKVGCQ from the exons ATGGCTTACGCGAAGACAGCCGTTAACCGGCAAGAAGCGCTCTTGATCATAATCTTCGCTTTCTTGATTTCATTCTCGTCTATTATGGCTTCTACTGATGCTTTGGATTCATGTAAACCAACTGATTCAGGCCCTGTTGTGAAGACCACGCCTTTAGTTTCCTTTCTTGAGACTGTTCAACAAACGTCCCTCAAAACGTTTGGGCACAAAAACTTTGATCCCAAGCTTTACGTCGACATGTCCTTGAAATACAATCTTAATACTACCTTGGAGGCTTTTAATAAGCTTTCAATTGCTGATAACGGGTCGGTTTCTGTTAGCGACTTGAATGATTTTTTAGGCCAATATTTGGAGGGTGCTGATGAGGATTTGGTGTATGCTGAGCCAGTGGACTTTGCTGCTGAGCCTCGagattttctacccaatgtggAGAACCCTGAGATGAGAGCTTGGGCATTGGAAGTCCATTCCCTCTGGAAGAATTTGAGCAGGAAAGTTTCTGACACGGTTCTGGAGAAGCCTGAATTGCATACTTTGCTGCCATTGCCTAAGCCTGTTATTATTCCAGGATCCAGATTTCGAGAGGTTTATTACTGGGATTCTTACTGGGTAATCAG GGGCTTGCTGGCCAGTAAAATGTATGTCACGGCAAAAGGAATTGTGACCAACCTTATTTCCTTAATTGATGAATTCGGTTATGTACTTAATGGTGCAAGGGCATATTACACTAACAGGAG CCAGCCCCCACTCCTGAGTTCTATGATCTTTAACATATACAATCAAACAGGAGATGACGAATTTATCAAAAGTTCCCTTCCTGCGCTGCTTAAGGAGTATGAGTTTTGGAATTCAG GGATACATAAGGTGTCCATTAAAGATGCTCAAGGAGAGATCCACAATTTAAGTCGGTACTATGCAATGTGGAATACTCCTAGGCCTGAATCTTCATCAATT GACCAAGAAACAGCTTCAAGGCTTTCAAATGTTTGTGAGAAAACACAGCTGTACCGTGAACTGGCATCAGCAGCTGAATCTGGATGGGATTTCAGTACTAGATGGATGAG GAATGCATCTGATCTTACAACATTGTCTACAACATACATAGTTCCTGTGGATTTGAATTCATTCATTCTGAAG ATGGAACTTGACATAGCCTTTTTGGCAAATGTTACTGGAGAGAGTAGCATAGCTGCAAGATTTACAGAAGCTTCTGAAGCTAGGAAAAAGGCAATGAACGCAATACTTTGGAATGCAGAGAAGGGGCAGTGGTTTGATTACTGGCTTACTGAGACCAATACTTCCAAG GATGCATATACCTGGGAAGCTTCAAACCAGAATCAGAAATCATTTGCATCAAACTTCATTCCCTTGTGGGTCAACTTGTTTCATTCAG ACGCAACGATGATGGAGAAAGTCATTCAAAGTTTCCAAACTTCAGGCTTGCTTCGTCCTGCAGGGATCGCAACTTCTTTGACAAATACAGGACAACAATG GGACTTTCCAAATGGTTGGGCACCTCTTCAACACCTAATTGTTGAGGGATTGGTGAGATATGGGTCGGAGGAAGCAAATTCATTAGCCAAAGACATTGCATTGAGATGGATTAGAACCAATTATGTTGCTTACCAGGAAACAGGGGCAATGCATGAGAAGTACGATGTTGAAAAATGTGGAGAATTCGGAGGTGGCGGTGAATATAAGCCTCAA ACAGGTTTTGGATGGTCAAATGGAGTTGTATTGGCATTTTTAGAGGAATTTGGATGGCCAGCAGACGTGAAGGTGGGTTGCCAGTGA